In Rhodothermia bacterium, a single window of DNA contains:
- a CDS encoding TonB family protein — protein MENWLEALQWLGARVFFAFWLPLIAWSLVAWLLDHLLNRIEAPHKTLSLRLAVFWALPLGMVWASWGWLPQWEVPLVRPAVALEVQEVVFLVQNPAAAKPLFTVGLWYVFPLVLLVGIVIRGIWKAFLFWTSVQDVRALRTCLFPVQQNSANAEVLQIARCMDIQRPIALCTAERTFSPFTFGIFRPVLALPPELLLPSEGRTLAIRHELVHIRRFDVLWRLSEEGLLWIMGWHPFVHRYHHEILFAREATCDAEVLSGSHVSRQHYAQLLYHLLASESMRTNPLLSTMASAQFQQLKRRIQTMKKQLDKPPYKMRWWGLCLLIFAVGLTAVSGLLNRPKAFAKPIKNERILPTTSQSITPKQVLAPRTMREDTLKTILVNGKKKVIQTVIVRENFTKPIRVKFKDGTFLDMTSDEALGKGIVLPPPPPPPPPPPMRDKNGSKATNGVNGPDNKPDAKGIWTFVEKFPEFPGGLDSMNEYLTANVTYPESARKEGIEGPVFVQFVVGEDGQILDAMVVQGIGGGCDEEALRVVNAMPRWRPGSHQGMPVKVRYTVQMRFRLK, from the coding sequence ATGGAAAACTGGTTAGAAGCCCTACAATGGCTGGGGGCAAGGGTGTTTTTTGCCTTTTGGTTACCCCTCATCGCTTGGAGTTTGGTTGCTTGGCTCCTTGATCACCTCCTTAACCGTATAGAAGCACCGCACAAAACGCTGTCTTTACGGTTAGCGGTTTTTTGGGCATTGCCCCTTGGGATGGTTTGGGCGTCCTGGGGTTGGTTGCCGCAGTGGGAAGTGCCGTTGGTTAGGCCAGCGGTGGCCTTAGAAGTGCAGGAAGTGGTGTTTTTGGTTCAGAATCCGGCTGCGGCTAAGCCATTGTTTACAGTAGGGTTATGGTATGTTTTTCCATTGGTTTTGCTTGTTGGTATTGTGATACGGGGTATTTGGAAGGCATTTTTGTTTTGGACTTCCGTTCAAGATGTGCGGGCATTGCGGACATGTCTTTTTCCCGTTCAGCAAAACAGTGCAAATGCCGAAGTCCTGCAAATTGCACGGTGTATGGACATTCAGCGCCCGATTGCGCTGTGTACTGCCGAGCGTACCTTTTCCCCATTTACGTTTGGTATTTTCCGTCCTGTTTTGGCACTGCCGCCAGAATTGCTTTTGCCGAGCGAAGGCCGAACCTTGGCCATCCGTCACGAATTGGTGCATATCCGCAGATTTGATGTGCTCTGGCGACTGTCCGAAGAGGGTCTTTTGTGGATTATGGGCTGGCATCCCTTCGTCCATCGTTATCACCACGAAATTCTGTTTGCCCGCGAAGCGACTTGCGATGCGGAGGTTCTGTCTGGTTCGCATGTGTCGAGGCAACATTATGCCCAATTGTTATACCATTTGCTTGCAAGCGAATCTATGCGAACGAATCCATTGCTTTCCACAATGGCCTCGGCGCAATTCCAACAACTCAAAAGAAGGATTCAAACCATGAAAAAACAATTAGATAAGCCACCTTATAAAATGCGCTGGTGGGGCCTCTGTCTTCTGATCTTTGCGGTGGGTCTAACGGCGGTGTCCGGTCTCTTGAATCGCCCAAAAGCCTTTGCGAAGCCGATCAAAAACGAACGCATTTTGCCTACGACGTCGCAATCAATTACACCAAAACAAGTTCTGGCTCCGAGAACCATGCGTGAGGATACCCTCAAAACCATACTTGTAAACGGAAAAAAGAAGGTGATCCAAACGGTTATCGTGCGCGAAAATTTCACGAAGCCCATTCGGGTGAAGTTTAAAGATGGGACGTTTTTGGACATGACATCCGATGAAGCACTTGGAAAAGGTATTGTATTACCACCTCCGCCACCACCACCTCCGCCTCCGCCAATGCGAGACAAGAACGGTTCGAAGGCTACCAATGGCGTCAATGGGCCAGACAACAAGCCTGATGCAAAAGGGATTTGGACTTTTGTGGAGAAGTTTCCTGAATTTCCGGGCGGTCTTGATAGCATGAATGAGTACCTCACAGCCAACGTGACGTACCCAGAATCTGCACGGAAAGAAGGTATTGAAGGGCCTGTTTTTGTCCAATTTGTGGTTGGTGAGGATGGTCAGATTTTGGATGCCATGGTGGTGCAGGGTATCGGTGGGGGATGTGATGAAGAAGCCTTGCGCGTGGTAAATGCAATGCCTCGTTGGCGTCCGGGTTCACATCAAGGCATGCCCGTAAAAGTTCGCTATACGGTTCAGATGCGGTTTAGACTAAAATAA
- a CDS encoding alpha/beta hydrolase — translation MQPYRFPLRHKGSYEYWDEGPEDATALLFLHGMLGDIRNWQDNVLPFTTVGYRVIAPILPCYQLPLRQTHITGLVAWVHDFLAAIGLPKKLILVGNSLGGQVAMFYSRNYPNHTAGMVLSGSAGIRELAMKSEFFRRNDDDFLRMHAGFTFHDAEKHVTPELMAEMKGIITNREQALRLIAMGRSSKNDTVCPFLARLDVPTLLLWGEQDRLTQPDVAEELHQHLPNSTLHFIPECGHAPMIEQPERFNEALLMWLREQFPVEYTQKADEEVFAV, via the coding sequence ATGCAACCTTATCGCTTTCCACTAAGACATAAAGGGTCTTATGAGTACTGGGATGAAGGACCAGAAGATGCAACCGCCCTTTTGTTTCTTCATGGCATGTTAGGAGACATCCGAAACTGGCAAGACAATGTATTGCCTTTCACGACAGTGGGTTATCGGGTTATTGCCCCCATTCTCCCTTGCTACCAACTGCCTCTGCGCCAAACCCATATTACAGGTTTAGTAGCTTGGGTTCACGACTTTCTTGCCGCAATTGGTTTGCCAAAGAAATTAATCTTGGTGGGCAATTCGCTGGGCGGCCAAGTGGCTATGTTTTATAGCCGTAACTACCCAAACCACACTGCGGGAATGGTGCTTTCCGGCTCGGCTGGGATTCGGGAACTGGCCATGAAGAGCGAGTTCTTCCGCCGTAACGACGACGACTTCTTGCGTATGCACGCCGGATTTACGTTCCACGATGCAGAAAAACACGTTACGCCTGAATTGATGGCAGAGATGAAGGGGATTATCACGAACCGCGAACAGGCCCTTCGTCTAATTGCGATGGGGCGATCTTCCAAGAACGATACCGTTTGCCCATTCTTGGCACGCCTCGATGTGCCCACGCTTTTGCTTTGGGGTGAACAAGACCGCCTTACGCAGCCTGATGTAGCCGAAGAACTTCACCAGCATCTACCCAATTCTACGTTGCATTTTATTCCAGAATGTGGCCATGCGCCCATGATAGAACAGCCAGAGCGCTTTAATGAAGCCTTATTGATGTGGCTAAGGGAACAATTTCCGGTTGAATACACACAAAAGGCTGACGAGGAAGTCTTTGCGGTTTGA
- a CDS encoding Y-family DNA polymerase translates to MPSPRFGVCSGGVMFALVDCNNFYASCERVFQPALCNRPIVVLSNGDGCIVARSNEAKALGIPNGVPSFQWRNVFQEKGVSVFSSNYALYGDLSNRVMQVLAGFGQELEVYSVDEAFLQLREETDLVQLGYDVRRQVLQCLGIPVSVGIARTKALAKIANYHAKRSENGLEMMSIPAEDDFLQNTPIGEVWGIGRRYARFLSAHGIETAYQFKQTDDVWIRKHLTVVGLRLLHELRGTSYWALQETIPAKKGIASTRSFQIPVAELRDLREAIATFMSRAAEKLRKQNAVCQSVLVFISTKHYGNGPHYTNSFSTTLPEATAYTPSLIRTAWAALEKIFKHGFAYKKAGVMLSGIHPNTERQSDLFEQRSHHAEDHIMSVLDAINQKYGSGTLRIAATGPKKAYWHMHQLARSPRFTTRWEDLIVVHTK, encoded by the coding sequence ATGCCATCACCTCGTTTCGGTGTATGTAGCGGAGGCGTCATGTTTGCATTGGTGGACTGTAACAATTTTTACGCTTCGTGTGAACGGGTCTTTCAACCTGCACTTTGTAACCGTCCGATCGTGGTTTTGTCCAATGGAGACGGTTGTATTGTTGCCCGCTCCAACGAAGCCAAAGCCCTTGGCATTCCCAATGGAGTACCGTCTTTCCAGTGGCGAAACGTTTTTCAGGAAAAAGGTGTCTCCGTTTTTTCTTCTAATTATGCACTTTATGGCGATTTATCCAACCGAGTGATGCAAGTTCTGGCGGGGTTTGGTCAAGAATTAGAGGTCTATTCGGTGGATGAAGCCTTTCTCCAACTAAGAGAAGAAACCGATTTGGTGCAACTTGGCTATGATGTACGGAGGCAGGTTTTACAATGCCTTGGCATTCCCGTTTCAGTGGGCATTGCCCGAACCAAGGCTTTGGCCAAAATCGCCAATTATCATGCCAAAAGATCGGAGAATGGCTTAGAAATGATGTCTATTCCGGCAGAGGATGACTTTTTGCAAAACACCCCCATAGGTGAGGTCTGGGGCATTGGCAGACGATATGCCCGCTTTTTGAGCGCACATGGCATAGAAACCGCCTATCAATTTAAACAAACAGACGACGTATGGATCCGAAAGCACCTAACGGTGGTGGGCTTACGCCTGCTCCACGAGCTAAGAGGCACCTCTTATTGGGCACTTCAGGAGACGATACCCGCAAAAAAGGGCATTGCCTCCACCCGCTCTTTTCAAATCCCAGTCGCCGAGTTACGGGACTTACGAGAAGCTATTGCAACCTTTATGAGCCGCGCTGCCGAGAAGCTGCGCAAACAAAATGCGGTCTGCCAGTCGGTTTTGGTATTTATCTCCACCAAACATTATGGCAATGGCCCACATTATACCAATAGCTTTAGCACCACCTTACCGGAAGCCACCGCCTATACGCCCAGCCTCATCCGAACCGCTTGGGCTGCTTTGGAAAAGATTTTCAAGCACGGTTTTGCCTATAAAAAAGCAGGTGTTATGTTATCTGGTATTCATCCAAATACCGAAAGACAATCCGACTTGTTTGAACAACGCTCTCATCATGCCGAAGACCACATAATGTCCGTTTTGGATGCCATAAACCAGAAATACGGAAGCGGAACCCTCCGCATCGCCGCTACTGGCCCTAAGAAAGCCTATTGGCACATGCACCAACTGGCGCGTTCCCCACGCTTTACCACCCGATGGGAAGACCTGATCGTGGTACACACCAAGTAA
- a CDS encoding insulinase family protein, producing MKAVVAFFIGLLFTTNLLVAQNVDRSKPPAPEAPRNLVVPKLESFTLKNGVKVFYLQKMGVPHVSIMLRSNGGTANDPEDKVGLATAMATLMRDGAGSRNALELSDEIDYLGIMLQSYASADEVSVGLFTPVSRLDAALDLMRDVALKPRFEAAEWERRQRESLVALAQAHDEARIIANSAFNQLIYGKNHPFARRSTEASLKKITLADIQAFYRQTVTAANSTFLVVGEVSKATIKAKLEARFGLWKGGVLKKVAIPDPPKTTGRTIYMIDKPGAAQTELRFGSAGVKRSTPDYFAITVMNTILGGSFSSRLNQNIRETHGFAYGANSGFSFPRSVGHFIASSAVQTDVTDKAVTEFVKELTNIRSVKDDEVTRARNYEALGYPENFGTVSAIAANVSEKITHNLPDDYFSAYVPNILGVTKAQIERAAQQYVNPDNMVVVMVGDFSKIRAGVEALNLGTIKVLTKEDVLGAIPVLK from the coding sequence ATGAAAGCTGTCGTTGCTTTTTTTATAGGGCTTTTATTTACCACAAACCTGCTGGTAGCCCAAAATGTTGACCGCTCCAAACCACCAGCGCCCGAAGCGCCACGCAACCTTGTGGTTCCCAAATTAGAAAGCTTTACCCTTAAAAATGGCGTAAAGGTTTTCTATCTCCAAAAAATGGGCGTGCCACATGTCTCGATTATGTTGCGGTCTAATGGCGGAACAGCCAATGACCCCGAAGACAAGGTTGGGCTTGCAACGGCAATGGCCACGTTGATGCGTGATGGGGCCGGAAGCCGGAATGCCTTGGAACTCTCTGACGAAATTGATTACTTGGGCATTATGTTGCAAAGCTATGCCAGTGCGGATGAGGTATCTGTTGGGCTATTTACGCCCGTTTCTCGCTTGGATGCCGCTTTAGACCTGATGCGCGATGTTGCCCTTAAACCTCGTTTTGAGGCTGCCGAGTGGGAACGTCGCCAACGTGAGAGTTTGGTGGCATTGGCACAGGCGCACGACGAAGCCCGCATCATCGCTAATAGCGCCTTCAACCAGTTGATCTATGGTAAAAACCACCCCTTTGCCCGTCGCTCCACCGAGGCATCCCTTAAAAAAATCACCCTTGCAGATATTCAGGCGTTTTATCGCCAAACGGTAACGGCTGCTAATTCTACTTTTTTGGTGGTGGGGGAGGTCTCTAAGGCCACCATCAAAGCCAAATTAGAAGCACGCTTCGGCCTCTGGAAAGGTGGTGTGCTGAAAAAAGTTGCGATCCCAGACCCACCCAAAACCACCGGGCGTACCATTTATATGATTGATAAACCGGGAGCAGCACAAACGGAACTGCGGTTTGGAAGCGCGGGCGTAAAACGGAGTACACCGGATTATTTCGCCATTACCGTGATGAATACCATTTTGGGCGGTTCGTTTAGCTCGCGCCTGAATCAAAACATCCGTGAAACACATGGGTTCGCCTATGGTGCTAATTCAGGTTTTTCCTTCCCAAGATCCGTCGGCCACTTTATTGCATCCTCTGCGGTTCAGACAGATGTGACCGATAAGGCCGTGACCGAATTTGTAAAAGAACTGACCAATATTCGCTCGGTGAAAGACGACGAGGTAACCCGCGCCCGCAACTATGAGGCATTGGGCTATCCAGAGAACTTTGGAACCGTCAGTGCAATTGCTGCAAACGTCTCGGAAAAAATTACCCACAACCTACCAGATGACTATTTTAGTGCGTATGTCCCGAATATCTTGGGCGTCACAAAGGCGCAAATAGAACGTGCCGCACAACAATATGTAAACCCCGATAATATGGTGGTGGTTATGGTGGGTGATTTTTCTAAAATCCGTGCCGGTGTGGAAGCGCTGAACCTCGGAACCATCAAGGTCTTGACAAAGGAAGACGTCTTAGGCGCTATTCCTGTACTGAAGTAA
- a CDS encoding insulinase family protein, producing the protein MKQLLSFLFLSLFAFTALRAQEKALSIPHTVHTLDNGLTVILHEDHTIPMVTVNVWYHVGSSYEKPKRTGFAHLFEHIMFEGSGNVKEGDFDNLLEAVGGNNNGSTTQDRTNYYETLPANSLDLALFLESDRMGYLLDAMSPGKVDGQRDVVKNERRQSYENRPYGMAFQTILEHFYPKEHPYNWPVIGYMDDLTAASYEDVVEFFKKYYAPNNAVLVISGDIESAKALEKVKHWFSQIPRGESVTRPTAPVFELQEVKKLVLEDNVQLPRLYMAYQTPAKFAPGDAEMEVVADVLANGKNSRLYKRLVYELQIAQNVSVYQDGSALGGMFMIMATARPGIKLAQLQTVIDEELRTLIQNPPSNREVQRVINQNESTMLRQMESPMAKAEMLQSYYRFAGNPDWLNEDFSRFKALQPSDISATARQYLNPQRRVILSVIPKGKTDLAIQ; encoded by the coding sequence ATGAAGCAATTATTGTCCTTTTTATTTCTGTCGCTCTTTGCTTTTACAGCCCTCCGCGCACAGGAGAAAGCCCTGAGCATTCCGCATACCGTACACACGTTAGACAATGGCCTCACCGTTATTCTGCACGAAGACCACACCATACCCATGGTAACGGTAAATGTCTGGTATCATGTTGGCTCGTCTTATGAAAAACCGAAACGTACCGGTTTTGCCCACTTGTTTGAACACATTATGTTTGAAGGCTCCGGCAATGTAAAAGAAGGGGATTTCGACAACCTTCTGGAGGCCGTTGGGGGCAACAACAACGGTTCTACCACACAAGACCGCACCAATTACTATGAAACACTGCCTGCTAATTCCTTAGATTTGGCCTTGTTTTTAGAAAGCGATCGGATGGGGTATTTGTTGGATGCGATGTCTCCTGGAAAGGTGGACGGACAGCGGGATGTGGTTAAAAATGAGCGCCGACAAAGTTACGAGAATAGGCCGTATGGCATGGCCTTCCAAACGATTCTGGAACATTTTTACCCCAAAGAACATCCCTATAACTGGCCTGTAATTGGGTATATGGATGACTTAACCGCAGCATCCTACGAAGATGTGGTGGAGTTCTTTAAGAAATATTATGCGCCTAACAATGCAGTTTTGGTCATTTCGGGCGATATAGAATCTGCAAAGGCTTTAGAAAAGGTAAAACATTGGTTTAGCCAAATCCCACGCGGCGAGTCCGTTACCCGTCCCACAGCGCCCGTCTTTGAACTGCAAGAGGTCAAAAAGTTGGTCTTGGAAGACAATGTACAACTGCCACGGCTCTACATGGCCTATCAAACACCTGCAAAATTTGCTCCGGGCGATGCCGAAATGGAGGTGGTTGCTGATGTTTTGGCCAATGGGAAAAACTCCCGCCTCTACAAACGCTTGGTCTATGAACTGCAAATTGCCCAAAACGTAAGTGTGTATCAAGATGGAAGTGCCTTGGGTGGGATGTTTATGATTATGGCTACCGCGCGTCCGGGCATAAAGTTGGCACAACTTCAGACGGTGATAGACGAGGAACTGCGTACCCTGATCCAAAACCCTCCTTCTAACCGCGAAGTCCAACGGGTGATCAACCAAAACGAAAGTACGATGCTCCGACAAATGGAGTCGCCGATGGCTAAAGCGGAAATGCTCCAATCTTATTATCGCTTTGCTGGAAATCCAGATTGGTTGAACGAGGATTTTAGCCGCTTCAAAGCCTTGCAACCATCCGATATTTCTGCTACGGCACGACAATATCTGAATCCACAAAGACGGGTTATCCTAAGCGTCATTCCGAAAGGGAAAACCGACTTAGCCATACAATAA
- a CDS encoding BlaI/MecI/CopY family transcriptional regulator — MRKPIDPLGTTEMEVLQNVWELGEATVSQVHERILNQRKTAYTTIMTTMKNLVRKGYLSYRAEGVTYIYAATKTPEEVRGGMLDNLLDKVFKGSSVALVQTLVEQDRLSEAERAEIRALIAQLDDRTA, encoded by the coding sequence ATGAGAAAGCCAATTGATCCTTTGGGTACAACCGAGATGGAAGTCCTTCAAAACGTATGGGAATTGGGAGAGGCAACGGTAAGCCAAGTGCATGAACGCATCCTTAATCAGCGAAAAACAGCCTATACGACCATCATGACCACGATGAAAAACTTGGTGCGAAAGGGATATTTATCGTATCGCGCCGAAGGCGTAACGTACATCTATGCCGCCACCAAAACGCCGGAAGAAGTACGCGGGGGGATGTTGGATAATTTGTTGGACAAAGTTTTTAAGGGTTCTTCGGTCGCCTTGGTTCAAACCTTGGTGGAGCAAGACCGCCTCTCGGAAGCCGAAAGAGCCGAAATTCGCGCCTTAATTGCACAATTAGACGACCGGACAGCGTAA
- a CDS encoding thioredoxin family protein, protein MMKSLLLVILSVWSVTFAQKNNLSPVSYQPMKPVANTKVLVTYNPTSPKARLKNARALEMVEFRYGKPFEVYPMALVKGKWQASYIVTEGTMYVVFGFRNGDQADDNEGHLWDFLVHDKTGKPLRNAHYMRAFSYAERNYDTDTARTLKNKDLTAEVTAYPDNLIVQTMLFKEAIPNEGETQIMAKARTIAERSWQEAASKTEVYAGLSFMWRQLNKPNEIEALKTKALQENPTGELAIRLTLQALLETKGTSCDKLNAFLQEQGEQVVPKDYRLYNVFNQYKACKDREKMVFWANKYAAYNDGMASYSNRTLATAFMESGFAPEAEEFIRKAIAAEPQELFRAYMKRGEDGTWQPTSLAGDKLALARTDLNAGNLKVAGRIFLAVQKNEAAYDALNTARKTLQDDKEVAILFATAAEALARNQEAYEVYWHWATKDRTDQQALDGLARSYAKLNAGTEGWAAVLSKLEGIWGKKPEPRFTVADYDPKRDPTKDLEETLAQARAEQKQVMLFVGGQWCSWCHALTRYFKQNEKVAQILQDRYLIMKVNFSEENENVMFLSKYPAISGYPHLFFLSADGKLLHSQNTGEIEAGVGMAYDEPKVLEMLEKWAGR, encoded by the coding sequence ATGATGAAATCTCTCCTTTTGGTCATACTTTCGGTATGGAGTGTGACATTTGCCCAAAAAAATAACCTTTCGCCTGTTTCGTACCAACCGATGAAGCCCGTCGCAAATACGAAGGTGCTGGTCACATACAATCCCACATCGCCAAAAGCACGTCTCAAAAACGCACGCGCCTTAGAGATGGTGGAGTTCCGGTACGGCAAACCGTTTGAGGTGTATCCGATGGCCTTGGTGAAAGGCAAATGGCAGGCATCGTATATCGTCACCGAAGGAACGATGTATGTGGTCTTTGGTTTTCGGAATGGAGACCAAGCCGATGACAACGAGGGCCACTTGTGGGACTTCTTGGTTCATGACAAAACGGGGAAACCTTTGCGAAATGCCCATTACATGCGTGCATTTTCATATGCAGAGCGGAATTATGATACTGATACAGCCAGAACCTTAAAAAACAAAGATTTAACAGCAGAGGTTACAGCATATCCAGATAACCTCATCGTCCAAACCATGCTGTTTAAGGAAGCAATTCCCAACGAAGGAGAGACTCAAATTATGGCCAAAGCCCGCACCATCGCAGAACGTTCATGGCAAGAAGCGGCTTCTAAGACGGAAGTTTATGCTGGGCTTTCGTTTATGTGGCGCCAGTTGAACAAGCCAAACGAAATTGAGGCGCTAAAAACAAAAGCACTCCAAGAAAATCCCACTGGCGAATTGGCAATACGGCTCACCCTTCAGGCCCTGTTGGAGACAAAAGGCACCTCGTGCGACAAGCTGAATGCCTTTTTACAAGAACAGGGCGAGCAAGTCGTTCCTAAGGACTACCGCCTCTACAATGTGTTTAACCAATACAAAGCCTGCAAAGACCGCGAAAAAATGGTGTTTTGGGCCAATAAATATGCTGCGTATAACGACGGGATGGCTTCTTATAGTAACCGTACCTTGGCCACAGCGTTCATGGAAAGTGGTTTTGCTCCCGAAGCAGAAGAATTTATCCGCAAGGCCATCGCGGCGGAGCCACAAGAGCTTTTCCGTGCCTACATGAAACGTGGAGAAGACGGCACATGGCAACCCACCTCTCTTGCAGGAGATAAACTTGCTTTGGCACGTACAGACCTAAATGCAGGAAACCTGAAAGTGGCAGGACGGATTTTTTTGGCCGTACAAAAAAATGAAGCCGCCTATGATGCCCTGAATACCGCCCGTAAAACGCTGCAAGACGACAAAGAGGTGGCAATACTCTTTGCAACAGCAGCAGAAGCGCTTGCTCGCAACCAAGAAGCCTACGAGGTCTATTGGCATTGGGCAACCAAAGACCGTACAGACCAACAAGCGTTGGATGGGCTGGCACGGAGCTACGCCAAATTAAATGCGGGGACAGAGGGGTGGGCAGCGGTTTTGTCTAAATTGGAAGGAATATGGGGCAAAAAACCAGAACCGCGCTTTACCGTAGCAGACTACGATCCAAAGCGCGATCCGACCAAAGACCTCGAAGAAACGCTTGCACAAGCCCGTGCTGAACAAAAACAGGTCATGCTTTTTGTAGGTGGGCAGTGGTGTTCTTGGTGCCACGCCCTGACACGCTACTTTAAACAAAACGAGAAAGTGGCACAAATCCTACAAGATCGCTACTTGATTATGAAGGTTAATTTTAGCGAAGAGAACGAAAACGTCATGTTTTTATCCAAATACCCCGCCATTTCTGGTTATCCGCACCTATTTTTCCTTTCTGCGGACGGTAAATTGCTTCACTCACAAAATACAGGCGAGATAGAAGCAGGGGTGGGTATGGCTTATGACGAGCCGAAAGTGTTGGAAATGTTAGAAAAATGGGCAGGACGATAA
- a CDS encoding SPFH domain-containing protein, translated as MSLWGRISGEFIDIIEWMDDTRDTMVFRFDRHNNEIKYGAKLIVREGQAAVFINEGKLADVFAPGTFTLETKNLPVLSTLQGWKYGFESPFKAEVYFVTTRQFTELKWGTQNPVMVRDPEFGPVRLRAFGTYAMRINDPAKFLTEVVGTDANFGTEEITNQLRNIVVSRFTNLIGTVKIPVLDMAGNYDQLGEFLTQRLAPEYEQYGLKLTKMLVENISLPPEVEEVLDKRTSMGVVGNLNAYMQFQTANSIPDMANQPGGLAGGAFGAGVGWQMANQMGQAFQQPTTTSVPPPVPNVSFHVAVNGQPAGPYDLNTLQQQVVSGQLKPSSLVWRQGMTGWEAAEKVSELANLFTQMPPPIPLTS; from the coding sequence ATGTCACTTTGGGGTCGAATCTCTGGCGAATTTATAGACATAATCGAGTGGATGGATGATACACGAGACACAATGGTGTTTCGGTTCGACCGTCACAACAACGAAATTAAGTACGGGGCAAAACTCATCGTGCGTGAAGGACAAGCCGCTGTATTTATAAACGAAGGCAAATTGGCCGACGTTTTTGCACCGGGAACCTTTACCTTGGAGACCAAAAACCTACCAGTCCTCTCTACCTTGCAAGGCTGGAAATATGGCTTTGAAAGCCCTTTTAAGGCCGAGGTTTACTTTGTGACCACACGGCAATTTACCGAACTAAAATGGGGAACCCAGAATCCGGTTATGGTGCGTGATCCAGAGTTTGGGCCGGTAAGACTGCGGGCGTTTGGAACCTATGCCATGCGGATTAACGATCCGGCGAAGTTTCTGACAGAAGTTGTAGGAACCGATGCAAACTTCGGAACGGAGGAAATTACCAACCAACTTCGTAATATCGTGGTGTCGCGCTTTACCAACCTCATTGGAACCGTCAAAATTCCCGTCTTAGACATGGCCGGAAACTATGACCAACTGGGGGAATTTTTGACGCAACGCCTTGCTCCCGAATACGAACAATATGGCCTTAAACTCACCAAGATGTTGGTTGAAAATATTTCGCTTCCACCGGAAGTGGAAGAGGTCTTAGACAAACGAACGAGTATGGGCGTGGTGGGCAACCTTAATGCCTATATGCAGTTCCAGACCGCAAACAGCATCCCCGACATGGCAAATCAACCCGGAGGATTGGCAGGCGGAGCCTTCGGGGCCGGCGTCGGTTGGCAAATGGCGAATCAAATGGGGCAAGCTTTCCAACAACCCACGACCACTTCAGTACCACCTCCAGTACCGAATGTCAGTTTTCATGTGGCCGTAAATGGACAACCTGCTGGTCCATACGACCTGAATACGTTGCAGCAACAAGTGGTATCGGGGCAACTAAAACCTTCTTCCTTGGTCTGGCGACAAGGAATGACAGGGTGGGAAGCCGCCGAAAAAGTATCGGAATTGGCAAATTTGTTCACACAAATGCCACCACCTATTCCGCTGACAAGTTAA